A region from the Lolium perenne isolate Kyuss_39 chromosome 4, Kyuss_2.0, whole genome shotgun sequence genome encodes:
- the LOC127349308 gene encoding desmethyl-deoxy-podophyllotoxin synthase, with protein MEGWLSLSFIALSTLLAIWFFMLSGGKKQQLPPGPWRLPIIGSLHHVVSVLPHRTMLDLCRRHGPMFYLQLGEVPTVVISSAEAVRQMMKANDLQFPNRMASGMQNIVGYGGKGIIFAPYGEHWRQMRKVCVTELLSSKQVKRMESIRGEEMATLLRSITSSAGATVNVSEKLSALSNDVVARAVFGGKISQQQDFIHATDQITDLLGGFCLVDLFPSSRLVRWLSNEERRLKSFCDVMQRIITDILLERKAVRAANNGTCDEGLLDALLTLQEEDSLESPLTTEMITTVLFDIFGAATDTTSTTLDWAMSELVNHPEAMAKAQLEVREVLGPDRGIIGSSDLAELHYMRMVIMEALRLHPPFPLLNRKNEEDCKVMGYDMLKGTNIYINVFAISRDPRHWNNPKEFNPDRFEDNKMDFNGTFFEFAPFGFGRRRCPGITFASSSLEMVLANFLYHFDWMLPTGAISATVDTSEKFGLTVRISSDLQLRAIPHVFSKAMEI; from the exons ATGGAGGGGTGGTTGAGCTTAAGTTTCATAGCACTATCCACGCTACTAGCCATTTGGTTTTTCATGCTCTCCGGTGGGAAGAAGCAGCAGCTGCCTCCTGGGCCATGGAGACTACCGATTATCGGTAGCCTCCACCACGTCGTCAGCGTCCTCCCGCACCGCACCATGCTAGATCTGTGTCGCCGGCACGGGCCAATGTTTTACCTGCAGCTAGGCGAGGTCCCCACAGTGGTGATCTCCAGCGCCGAGGCTGTGAGGCAGATGATGAAGGCCAACGACCTCCAGTTCCCAAACCGCATGGCCTCCGGGATGCAGAACATCGTCGGCTACGGCGGCAAGGGCATCATCTTTGCCCCGTACGGCGAGCACTGGCGCCAGATGCGCAAGGTGTGTGTCACGGAGCTGCTCAGCTCCAAGCAGGTGAAGCGCATGGAGAGCATCCGGGGAGAGGAGATGGCCACCCTCCTCCGCTCCATCACATCCTCGGCCGGCGCCACCGTCAACGTCAGCGAGAAGCTCTCGGCCCTGAGCAACGACGTCGTGGCGCGGGCGGTCTTTGGCGGCAAGATCAGCCAGCAGCAGGATTTCATCCACGCGACTGACCAGATCACGGACCTACTGGGGGGCTTCTGCCTCGTCGACCTCTTCCCGTCGTCGAGGCTGGTGCGGTGGCTGAGCAACGAGGAGCGCCGCCTTAAGAGCTTCTGCGACGTCATGCAGCGTATCATTACCGACATCCTCCTCGAGCGCAAGGCCGTGCGCGCCGCCAACAATGGCACCTGCGACGAGGGCCTGCTGGACGCGCTGCTCACGCTGCAGGAGGAGGACTCGTTGGAATCCCCTCTAACCACGGAGATGATAACCACCGTCTTGTTT GACATATTTGGAGCTGCCACTGACACCACTTCAACAACTTTAGACTGGGCTATGTCAGAACTCGTTAATCATCCAGAAGCTATGGCTAAGGCTCAACTAGAGGTCAGGGAGGTACTAGGTCCTGACCGAGGTATCATTGGCAGTAGCGACCTTGCAGAACTGCACTACATGCGGATGGTTATCATGGAAGCTCTAAGATTGCATCCACCTTTCCCTCTACTCAACCGCAAGAATGAAGAGGACTGCAAAGTTATGGGTTATGACATGCTTAAAGGCACGAATATATACATTAATGTGTTTGCAATTTCCCGGGATCCTCGGCACTGGAATAACCCCAAAGAGTTCAATCCAGACAGGTTTGAGGACAATAAGATGGATTTTAACGGGACATTCTTCGAATTCGCTCCTTTCGGGTTTGGGCGGCGGCGATGCCCTGGAATAACATTTGCCTCATCAAGTTTAGAGATGGTACTAGCAAACTTTCTCTATCACTTTGACTGGA